The Lysinibacillus pakistanensis genome includes a window with the following:
- a CDS encoding accessory Sec system S-layer assembly protein, with protein sequence MGLFSFFKKSDKLGQENTIDSKDLLENIKVENTDDDRDVETKLSFHPDWDVPQEQKYIFNFLANELEPLKPNQLSLSSISIDPDPRTGKWLVRAFFRSSLAEEIELGEIELFIMDKNDELVATKRFDFKALGTIPAESARPWVFEFEKSTIKVDEIPEEGWKLAFNLVSLREHQLELDPTWEKQLPDAQKEELAKIVKTLPKLGETEVNFTGLQAKFANNGSLNVSIFIRNGHSKAINLEQLPLEIIDARGKQIAKGSFNMDPVLTVQPNSTKPWTFIFPPQLVNPKGADLSRWTARVTQ encoded by the coding sequence ATGGGTCTATTCTCATTCTTTAAAAAGTCCGATAAGCTTGGACAAGAAAATACAATTGATTCTAAAGATTTACTAGAAAATATTAAGGTAGAAAATACGGACGATGATCGAGATGTTGAAACGAAATTGTCATTTCATCCAGATTGGGATGTTCCGCAAGAGCAGAAATATATCTTTAACTTCCTAGCAAATGAGCTGGAGCCGCTAAAGCCTAACCAATTATCTCTTTCTTCTATTAGTATTGATCCAGACCCACGTACTGGGAAATGGTTAGTACGTGCATTTTTCCGCTCTTCATTAGCTGAAGAAATTGAGCTAGGTGAAATTGAGCTATTCATCATGGATAAAAATGATGAGCTAGTAGCAACGAAAAGATTCGACTTTAAGGCACTGGGTACAATCCCTGCTGAAAGTGCTCGCCCATGGGTATTTGAATTTGAAAAATCAACAATTAAAGTCGATGAAATACCTGAAGAAGGCTGGAAATTAGCTTTTAATCTAGTATCATTACGTGAACATCAGCTAGAATTAGACCCAACATGGGAAAAACAATTGCCAGATGCACAAAAAGAAGAGCTTGCTAAAATCGTCAAAACATTGCCAAAGCTAGGCGAAACAGAAGTCAATTTTACTGGACTCCAAGCCAAGTTTGCTAACAACGGAAGTTTAAACGTCTCTATCTTTATTCGTAATGGCCATAGTAAAGCTATTAATCTTGAACAGCTTCCTTTAGAAATAATTGATGCCAGAGGTAAACAAATCGCTAAAGGCTCCTTTAATATGGACCCTGTTTTAACTGTTCAGCCTAACTCTACAAAGCCATGGACATTCATTTTCCCACCACAACTAGTCAATCCAAAAGGTGCAGATCTTTCTCGCTGGACAGCACGCGTAACGCAATAA